Proteins encoded by one window of Polaribacter haliotis:
- a CDS encoding winged helix-turn-helix transcriptional regulator, with translation MNLIGTKWKPLVLFHLLEGGLRSGILQKKILGISNKMFTQTVRDLEKDGLIFRKIFPVVPPKVEYSLSDRGKSLESILRSLDKWGVEDCKAS, from the coding sequence ATGAATTTAATAGGGACTAAATGGAAACCTTTAGTTCTGTTTCACTTGTTAGAAGGTGGTTTACGTTCAGGAATATTACAAAAGAAAATTCTGGGTATTTCAAATAAAATGTTTACTCAAACTGTAAGAGATTTAGAAAAAGATGGTCTTATTTTTAGAAAAATATTTCCTGTAGTTCCTCCTAAAGTGGAGTACAGTTTAAGCGATAGAGGGAAATCACTTGAAAGTATTTTGAGAAGTTTAGATAAGTGGGGAGTTGAGGATTGTAAAGCTTCCTAG
- a CDS encoding VOC family protein: MTINKNYPKSFSHIGITVPNIKEAVKFYSEVMGWYIIMEPSVVKKEKETAIGQMCIDVFGNDWKEFEIAHLATSDGIGVELFSFSNGIKEAPEFNPFNTGLFHFCVQDPNIEELITKILSYGGKQRMPIREYYPNDKPFKMCYVEDPFGIVFEIYTHSYELTYSSGAYSK, encoded by the coding sequence ATGACAATTAATAAAAATTATCCAAAATCATTTTCACATATCGGAATAACAGTTCCAAATATAAAAGAAGCTGTAAAATTCTATTCAGAAGTAATGGGTTGGTACATAATTATGGAACCTTCAGTAGTTAAAAAAGAAAAAGAAACCGCTATTGGTCAAATGTGTATTGATGTTTTTGGGAATGACTGGAAAGAATTTGAAATTGCTCATTTAGCAACTTCAGATGGTATAGGAGTAGAATTATTTTCTTTTTCAAATGGAATTAAAGAAGCACCTGAATTCAATCCTTTTAATACTGGTCTATTTCACTTTTGTGTACAAGACCCAAATATTGAAGAACTTATAACAAAAATTTTGTCCTATGGAGGAAAACAAAGAATGCCAATAAGAGAATATTACCCAAATGACAAGCCTTTTAAAATGTGTTATGTAGAAGATCCATTTGGAATTGTTTTTGAAATATATACACATAGTTATGAACTTACATATTCTTCTGGTGCTTATTCAAAATAG
- a CDS encoding thioredoxin family protein, with protein sequence MKFTKVILIICVFALTAFTLKTDKKDGYKVGDKIEDFSLKNIDNKIVSLSDYSSAKGFIIIFTCNTCPYSVANEDRIISLDQKYKKAGFPVIAINPNDPVAVSGDSFEKMKVRADEKGFTFPYLFDDGQKVYPKFGATKTPHVYIVTKKDMKVQYIGAIDNSSRDEDSVTEKYVENAVDALLAGKKVEKTETRAIGCSIKVQ encoded by the coding sequence ATGAAATTTACAAAAGTAATATTAATAATCTGTGTATTTGCATTGACTGCATTTACCCTAAAAACAGACAAGAAAGACGGTTATAAAGTCGGAGATAAAATTGAAGATTTTAGCCTAAAAAATATCGATAATAAAATAGTTTCTTTATCAGATTATTCTTCTGCGAAAGGTTTTATTATCATATTTACCTGTAATACTTGCCCTTATTCTGTGGCAAATGAAGATAGAATTATCTCTTTAGACCAAAAATATAAAAAGGCAGGTTTTCCTGTAATTGCCATTAACCCAAATGATCCTGTAGCAGTTTCTGGAGATAGTTTCGAGAAAATGAAAGTAAGAGCAGACGAAAAAGGATTTACATTTCCGTATTTATTTGATGATGGACAAAAAGTGTATCCAAAATTCGGAGCCACAAAAACACCACATGTTTATATCGTTACTAAAAAAGATATGAAAGTACAATATATTGGAGCGATTGATAACAGTTCTAGAGATGAAGATTCTGTTACAGAAAAATATGTAGAAAATGCTGTGGATGCTTTATTAGCTGGAAAAAAAGTAGAAAAAACTGAGACGAGAGCTATTGGTTGTTCTATTAAAGTGCAGTAG
- a CDS encoding TlpA disulfide reductase family protein — protein sequence MKWKALFIGLLVTVSFSCKKEKVTEKEVKKEAVVQENKTTVKSYSYNELKPLLEKNDDKIYVINFWATWCGPCVKELPSFEKLGKEYANKNVEVILVSLDFPKQVDKKLIPFIQKKNLQSEVILLDDINEDVWIKAIDKNWSGAIPATLIYNKNKRMFYEQSFEYDTLEKEVQTFLNP from the coding sequence ATGAAGTGGAAAGCATTATTTATTGGACTTTTAGTAACAGTATCATTTTCTTGTAAAAAAGAAAAAGTAACAGAAAAAGAAGTGAAAAAGGAAGCTGTTGTTCAAGAAAACAAAACGACAGTAAAATCCTATTCTTACAACGAACTAAAACCTTTGTTAGAAAAAAATGACGATAAAATTTACGTTATAAATTTCTGGGCAACTTGGTGTGGACCTTGTGTAAAAGAATTGCCATCTTTCGAAAAGTTAGGAAAAGAATATGCTAATAAAAATGTAGAAGTTATTTTAGTGAGTTTAGATTTCCCAAAACAGGTAGATAAAAAACTGATTCCTTTTATTCAGAAGAAAAATTTACAATCGGAAGTTATTTTATTAGACGATATTAACGAAGATGTTTGGATAAAAGCAATTGACAAAAATTGGTCTGGAGCCATTCCAGCAACTTTAATATATAATAAAAATAAAAGAATGTTTTACGAACAATCTTTTGAATACGACACTTTAGAGAAAGAAGTACAAACCTTTTTAAATCCTTAG
- a CDS encoding S1/P1 nuclease, giving the protein MKLKIIILLSFLFFSKSAKEETLFWGQNGHRATGKIAENHLNRRAKKKIDKLLKGQSLAFVSTFADEIKSDRKYNEFYPWHYVNMNLDQTYAEAEKNPEGDLVTGIKKSIAVLKNKNSSEADKVFYLKMLVHFIGDLHQPMHIGQREDKGGNTIQVQWFGNGTNLHAVWDTKMIEEWNMSYLELADNAKYLSKKQIEAIEKGTIEDWVNEVHELTKEIYKSVKVGENLRYKYSYDHFGTVRNQLQIGGIRLAKILNDIFC; this is encoded by the coding sequence ATGAAGCTTAAAATAATTATTCTTTTATCTTTCCTTTTCTTTTCGAAATCTGCAAAAGAAGAAACTCTCTTTTGGGGGCAAAATGGACATAGAGCTACAGGGAAAATTGCTGAAAATCATTTAAATCGCAGAGCAAAAAAGAAAATAGATAAATTGTTAAAAGGGCAAAGTTTGGCATTCGTATCTACATTTGCAGACGAAATAAAATCCGACAGAAAATATAACGAATTTTATCCTTGGCATTATGTAAATATGAATTTAGACCAAACATATGCAGAAGCAGAAAAGAATCCAGAAGGAGATTTGGTTACAGGGATTAAAAAAAGTATCGCAGTTTTAAAAAACAAAAATAGCTCGGAAGCAGACAAAGTTTTCTATTTAAAAATGTTGGTTCATTTTATTGGAGACTTGCATCAGCCAATGCATATTGGTCAAAGAGAAGATAAAGGAGGCAATACAATACAGGTTCAGTGGTTTGGAAATGGAACAAACTTACACGCAGTTTGGGACACAAAAATGATTGAAGAATGGAATATGAGTTATTTAGAGTTGGCAGATAACGCAAAATATTTATCTAAAAAACAAATAGAAGCCATTGAAAAAGGAACTATTGAAGATTGGGTAAATGAAGTGCACGAACTAACCAAAGAAATTTACAAGTCTGTTAAAGTAGGAGAGAACTTGCGCTACAAATATTCTTACGACCATTTTGGAACCGTTAGAAATCAACTACAAATAGGAGGAATTCGTTTGGCAAAAATATTGAACGATATTTTTTGTTAA
- a CDS encoding SPFH domain-containing protein has translation MKAEKIIKLANGYLMLVIIALLFFGGIAMVINTENPIFLLATLVGFIGFFGFILVNPNTSKVILLFGKYVGTIKENGLYWANPLYRKKSISLRASNFDSERLKVNDKLGNPIMISTILVWRVTNTYKAAFDVDNYENFVRVQTDAAVRKLASMYPYDNFADEGHDEDITLRSSVNEVSEALEKEIDERLTIAGIEVLEARIGYLAYANEIASAMLKRQQATAIVAARHKIVQGAVEMVEMALEELDKKQIVELDDERKAAMVSNLLVILCGDKEASPVVNAGTLSH, from the coding sequence ATGAAAGCAGAAAAAATCATCAAATTAGCAAACGGTTACTTAATGTTAGTAATTATTGCACTTTTATTCTTTGGAGGAATTGCAATGGTTATAAATACCGAAAACCCTATTTTCCTATTAGCGACATTGGTCGGTTTTATTGGTTTCTTTGGATTTATCCTTGTAAACCCAAATACTTCTAAAGTTATTTTATTATTTGGAAAATATGTTGGAACGATTAAAGAAAACGGATTATACTGGGCAAATCCTTTATATAGAAAAAAATCTATTTCTTTAAGAGCGAGTAATTTCGATAGTGAGCGTTTAAAAGTAAACGACAAATTAGGAAACCCAATTATGATTTCTACCATTTTAGTTTGGCGAGTTACAAACACATACAAAGCCGCTTTTGATGTAGATAATTACGAGAATTTTGTTCGTGTACAAACAGATGCAGCTGTTCGTAAATTGGCAAGTATGTATCCTTATGATAATTTTGCAGACGAGGGTCATGATGAAGATATTACTTTACGTTCAAGTGTAAACGAAGTTTCGGAAGCTTTAGAAAAAGAAATTGACGAACGTTTAACTATCGCAGGAATAGAAGTTTTAGAAGCTAGAATTGGTTATTTAGCCTATGCAAATGAAATTGCTTCTGCCATGTTAAAAAGACAACAAGCAACTGCAATTGTAGCAGCAAGACATAAAATTGTGCAAGGTGCAGTGGAAATGGTAGAAATGGCTTTAGAAGAATTAGATAAAAAACAAATTGTTGAATTAGATGATGAAAGAAAGGCTGCAATGGTTAGTAATTTATTAGTAATTTTATGTGGAGACAAAGAAGCTTCTCCTGTTGTAAATGCTGGAACTTTAAGTCATTAA
- a CDS encoding DUF4177 domain-containing protein: protein MKEYKVVTLKLGFRNRVQNFEDLLNQYAREGWTLKEMPTNWNAIVLERDKNR, encoded by the coding sequence ATGAAAGAATATAAAGTAGTAACCTTAAAATTAGGTTTTAGAAATAGAGTTCAAAATTTTGAAGATTTATTAAACCAGTATGCAAGAGAAGGTTGGACTTTAAAAGAAATGCCAACAAATTGGAATGCTATAGTTTTAGAAAGAGACAAAAATAGATAA
- a CDS encoding DUF1648 domain-containing protein, producing MLKKHRNIIIFSAIINILSWFYVIFSYNSLPNKIVGHMDFSGHVTRYDDKSIIWILLLIFTALGIFIFWITRNQKQINYNMKSLDSQKTTTLISLPYISILMFLLVFSIIKKSKFPSITIQWLFPLIIIITIIFLIFLFSGVYKNLKS from the coding sequence ATGCTTAAAAAACATAGGAATATTATTATTTTCTCTGCCATCATTAACATATTGTCTTGGTTTTATGTTATTTTTTCATACAATTCTTTACCAAATAAAATTGTTGGTCATATGGATTTTTCTGGACATGTAACAAGATATGATGACAAGAGTATAATTTGGATTTTATTGCTAATTTTTACTGCTTTAGGAATTTTTATTTTTTGGATCACCAGAAATCAGAAACAAATTAATTACAATATGAAAAGTTTAGATTCACAAAAAACAACAACACTCATCTCACTTCCTTACATATCAATATTAATGTTTTTATTAGTTTTTTCTATTATTAAAAAATCTAAATTTCCGTCTATAACTATACAATGGTTATTTCCTTTAATAATAATTATTACTATAATATTCTTAATTTTTTTATTTTCTGGTGTTTATAAAAATTTAAAATCATGA
- a CDS encoding alpha/beta hydrolase family protein, which yields MNKFILHIVLSILNTFVAFNQINTEEILIKNDSIQLPGTLTFSAENQPLIIWVHGSGPIDRNGNQPAQNVKANYIQQFREAVNKEGIAFFSYDKRTANPKNSNFLKNTLVRDFALDAEEVVNHFKNDKRFSKIVLAGHSQGSLTAMLASKNVDKYISIAGAGETIDKTIVKQISKNNPTLGEAAKKQFDTLKIKGKIETVNPFLISVFLKRNQPFLLSWMEINPITEIKKLEIPVLILNGDKDIQVKIEDANALKSAKPNADFAIIKNMNHVLKTIEKEEDNLKSYFSPDFPISEELIKTVVSFVKK from the coding sequence ATGAATAAATTTATATTACATATCGTTTTAAGCATTCTGAATACTTTTGTTGCATTTAACCAAATAAATACAGAAGAAATTCTAATTAAAAATGATAGTATACAATTACCAGGAACGTTAACATTTTCAGCAGAAAACCAACCTTTAATTATTTGGGTACATGGTTCTGGACCTATTGATAGAAATGGAAATCAGCCAGCGCAAAACGTAAAAGCAAATTACATTCAACAATTTCGAGAAGCTGTAAATAAAGAAGGAATTGCATTTTTTAGTTATGATAAAAGAACTGCAAATCCTAAAAACAGCAATTTTCTAAAAAATACCCTAGTTCGAGATTTTGCTTTAGATGCAGAGGAAGTTGTAAATCATTTTAAGAATGATAAGCGTTTTTCCAAAATCGTTTTAGCTGGGCACAGTCAAGGTTCGTTAACTGCAATGTTGGCATCTAAAAATGTAGATAAATATATTTCCATTGCTGGTGCAGGAGAAACAATTGATAAAACGATTGTTAAACAAATAAGTAAAAACAACCCAACTTTAGGTGAAGCTGCAAAAAAACAATTCGATACACTTAAAATCAAAGGAAAAATTGAAACTGTAAATCCGTTTTTAATAAGTGTGTTCTTAAAGAGAAATCAGCCCTTCTTATTATCTTGGATGGAAATTAACCCAATTACTGAAATAAAAAAATTAGAAATCCCTGTTTTAATTTTAAATGGTGACAAAGACATACAAGTAAAAATTGAAGATGCAAACGCATTAAAAAGTGCAAAACCAAATGCAGATTTTGCAATTATAAAAAACATGAATCATGTTTTGAAAACAATCGAAAAAGAAGAAGATAATTTGAAATCGTATTTTTCTCCAGATTTTCCAATCTCTGAAGAATTAATTAAAACAGTGGTTTCATTCGTAAAAAAATAA
- a CDS encoding Arc family DNA binding domain-containing protein has protein sequence MAKKKAFALRVNEDMIKAIEKWAADEFRSTNGQIEWMLMQVLKDAKRDPKKKEE, from the coding sequence ATGGCAAAGAAAAAAGCTTTCGCATTGCGAGTTAACGAAGATATGATTAAGGCTATTGAAAAATGGGCAGCAGACGAATTTCGTTCCACAAACGGACAAATAGAATGGATGTTAATGCAGGTTTTAAAAGATGCTAAAAGAGATCCTAAAAAAAAGGAAGAATAA
- a CDS encoding WD40/YVTN/BNR-like repeat-containing protein, whose product MKKLITLLFLCTTSLLFSQEFSMDLVKNMKPRNIGPGGMSGRVTTIDVVETNPEIMYVGTASGGIWKSTSGGVKWEPIFEKELTASIGAIAIQQSNPSVIWAGTGEGNPRNSLNGGFGIYKSLDAGKTWKAMGLEKTRHIHRVIIDPTNPNVVYAAAIGSPWGEHKERGVYKTVDGGKTWKQILFTNIRSGAADLIMDPKNPNKIIAAMWEHKRDPWFFKSGGEGSGLYITHDGGDNWKKITDKEGFPKGELGRIGVAIAPSEPNVIYALVEAKKNALYKSEDGGFKWKKINDKPGIGNRPFYYSEIYVDPQNENRVYTVFTYVNVSQDGGKNFNQLMPAYGVDNGVHPDHHAWWIHPNNGKFMIDGNDGGLNITKDGGRSWRFIGNIPVAQFYHINVDNEFPYNVYGGMQDNGSWRGPAYVWKAQGIRNSYWQEISFGDGFDVVPDKDDSRYGWTMSQQGSVSRFDYLTGNNYGVKPTHKDPNVKLRFNWNSAINIDPFDNSTLYFGSQYVHKSTDKGLTWNVISPDLSTNNPEKLKQSESGGLSMDATGAENHCTVLVIEPTPLEKDVLWAATDDGQVHITKNGGESWTNVAKNIKGLPEFSWITQIKASNKNKGEALLVANDYRRFNYTPYAYRTKNYGKTWERIVDENDVQSYTLSIIEDPENENLLFLGTDDGLYISVNAGEKWTKWTNGFPTVPVKDLVIHPREQDLVIGTFGRAAWVLDDIRPLRALATNNKTSKRLQLFQPPIAYQAASQQPTGSRFGADALYQGENRKRGAIISYYIDKPVEKKKDKSDKKQDKSEAKKDKNQVKYDSIKLEIFDGARQIRTLKFKAPKESGIHKTTWYLREKGVARASRRISKSKREPGGVTVKPGTYRLKMTFGNEVSEQNIKVEFDPRLQISETAINQKYNASKELEFYQEKIANVVEQLVESKNTASSIKSDLSKDDKKKYKTEIKLSTDIIKKIDGLIAKFLGTIDKRQGITRNPEITVNQRFYQASSYIRSRFGEQTSTETVLINQFKEEFKKVVSETNAFFNNDWIKYKSETENIKISPFKETKIYSTN is encoded by the coding sequence ATGAAAAAACTAATCACACTACTTTTTTTATGCACCACTTCTCTACTCTTTTCACAAGAGTTTTCTATGGATTTGGTAAAAAATATGAAACCAAGAAATATTGGTCCTGGAGGAATGTCTGGACGTGTAACTACAATAGATGTTGTGGAAACTAACCCAGAAATTATGTATGTTGGAACAGCCTCTGGTGGAATTTGGAAATCTACTTCTGGTGGCGTAAAATGGGAACCAATTTTCGAAAAAGAGTTAACAGCTTCTATTGGTGCAATCGCAATTCAGCAATCGAACCCAAGTGTAATTTGGGCAGGAACTGGAGAAGGAAACCCTAGAAATAGTTTAAATGGTGGTTTTGGAATCTACAAATCTTTAGATGCTGGAAAAACTTGGAAAGCAATGGGTTTAGAAAAAACACGTCATATTCATAGAGTTATAATCGACCCAACAAACCCTAATGTTGTTTACGCAGCTGCAATTGGCTCTCCTTGGGGCGAACATAAAGAACGTGGCGTTTACAAAACTGTGGATGGTGGAAAAACTTGGAAACAAATACTATTTACTAATATTAGATCTGGAGCTGCAGATTTAATTATGGACCCAAAAAATCCGAATAAAATAATCGCTGCAATGTGGGAACATAAACGTGATCCATGGTTTTTTAAATCTGGTGGAGAAGGAAGTGGATTATATATTACACATGATGGTGGAGATAATTGGAAAAAAATTACAGACAAAGAAGGTTTTCCAAAAGGTGAATTAGGAAGAATTGGTGTTGCAATTGCACCAAGTGAACCAAATGTAATTTATGCTTTGGTGGAGGCTAAAAAAAATGCACTTTATAAAAGTGAAGATGGAGGTTTTAAATGGAAAAAAATAAACGACAAACCTGGTATTGGAAATCGTCCTTTTTATTATTCAGAAATTTATGTAGATCCACAAAACGAAAATAGAGTTTATACGGTTTTCACTTACGTAAACGTTTCTCAAGATGGTGGAAAAAACTTCAACCAATTAATGCCTGCTTATGGTGTAGATAATGGTGTACATCCAGACCATCATGCTTGGTGGATTCATCCAAATAATGGGAAATTTATGATCGATGGAAATGATGGAGGATTAAATATCACAAAAGATGGTGGAAGATCTTGGCGATTTATAGGAAACATTCCTGTGGCACAATTTTATCATATTAATGTGGATAATGAATTCCCATACAATGTATATGGAGGAATGCAGGATAATGGTTCTTGGAGAGGTCCAGCTTATGTATGGAAAGCGCAAGGAATTAGAAATTCGTATTGGCAAGAAATTAGTTTTGGAGATGGTTTTGATGTAGTTCCAGATAAAGACGATTCTAGATATGGTTGGACAATGAGCCAGCAAGGTTCAGTTTCACGATTCGATTATTTAACAGGAAACAATTATGGAGTAAAACCAACTCATAAAGATCCTAATGTAAAATTACGTTTCAACTGGAATTCTGCCATTAATATCGATCCTTTCGATAATAGTACATTATATTTTGGAAGTCAATATGTACATAAATCGACAGACAAAGGGTTAACTTGGAATGTTATTTCACCAGATTTATCTACCAATAATCCAGAAAAATTAAAACAAAGCGAAAGTGGTGGTTTAAGTATGGATGCAACTGGTGCAGAAAACCACTGTACAGTTTTAGTAATCGAACCTACTCCTTTAGAAAAAGATGTTTTATGGGCTGCTACAGATGATGGGCAGGTTCACATAACAAAAAATGGTGGAGAAAGCTGGACAAATGTTGCCAAAAACATTAAAGGTTTGCCTGAATTTTCTTGGATTACACAAATAAAAGCATCCAATAAAAATAAAGGTGAAGCACTTTTAGTTGCCAATGATTATAGGCGTTTTAATTATACACCTTATGCATACAGAACTAAAAATTACGGAAAAACTTGGGAACGTATAGTAGATGAAAACGATGTACAAAGTTATACTTTATCTATTATTGAAGATCCTGAGAACGAAAATTTACTGTTTTTAGGAACTGACGATGGTTTGTATATTTCTGTAAATGCAGGAGAAAAATGGACAAAATGGACCAATGGTTTTCCAACTGTTCCTGTAAAAGATTTGGTAATTCATCCTAGAGAACAAGATTTAGTAATCGGAACTTTTGGACGTGCAGCATGGGTTTTAGATGATATTCGTCCTTTAAGAGCACTCGCAACGAATAACAAAACTTCAAAAAGGTTACAATTGTTTCAACCTCCAATCGCATACCAAGCAGCATCTCAACAACCAACTGGAAGTAGATTTGGTGCAGATGCTTTGTATCAAGGAGAGAACCGAAAAAGAGGCGCTATTATTTCTTATTATATTGATAAACCTGTTGAAAAGAAGAAAGACAAAAGTGATAAGAAACAGGACAAAAGTGAAGCTAAAAAAGATAAAAACCAAGTAAAATACGATTCTATTAAATTAGAAATTTTTGATGGCGCTCGCCAAATTAGAACTTTAAAATTTAAAGCTCCTAAAGAAAGCGGAATTCATAAAACCACTTGGTATTTAAGAGAAAAAGGAGTTGCAAGAGCTTCTCGAAGAATTAGTAAATCTAAAAGAGAACCAGGAGGTGTAACTGTAAAACCAGGAACGTATCGTTTAAAAATGACGTTTGGAAATGAAGTTTCTGAGCAAAATATTAAAGTTGAATTTGATCCTAGGTTACAAATTTCTGAAACAGCTATCAATCAAAAATACAACGCAAGTAAAGAATTGGAATTTTATCAAGAAAAGATTGCAAATGTTGTAGAACAATTAGTTGAAAGTAAAAATACTGCAAGTTCAATAAAATCTGATTTATCTAAAGATGATAAGAAAAAATATAAAACAGAAATAAAATTGTCTACAGATATAATTAAAAAAATTGATGGATTAATCGCTAAATTCTTAGGTACTATTGATAAAAGACAAGGAATTACTAGAAACCCAGAAATCACTGTAAATCAGCGTTTTTATCAAGCAAGTAGTTATATTCGTTCTCGTTTTGGAGAGCAAACTTCAACAGAAACTGTTTTAATAAATCAGTTTAAAGAGGAGTTTAAAAAAGTCGTTAGCGAAACGAATGCCTTTTTTAATAACGATTGGATCAAATACAAATCAGAAACTGAAAATATTAAAATTTCTCCTTTTAAAGAAACTAAAATTTATTCAACAAATTAA
- a CDS encoding DUF2490 domain-containing protein, whose protein sequence is MRKIIFLFSLTFIIFNTQAQKLPENQLGTWYMYNGSHKLSEKYSLKTMAHFRYFETASEFQQEIYRLGLNYKFNPKTNVTLGMSYATGDLAYDTSSANLYEYRFYEDLNLNSKWGVFNARHRFRFEQRFIHKNINIDQFQNWIRYDLNVSYPLSETWSVYAFNEIFLNLNKSKRFVQNWTGAGFIHKLNNNIKLKAGYFQIKLPSKVLKRLQFGIILNTDFSKKTS, encoded by the coding sequence ATGCGTAAAATAATTTTTTTATTCAGTTTGACTTTTATCATTTTTAATACTCAAGCTCAAAAATTACCTGAAAATCAATTAGGAACTTGGTATATGTATAATGGTTCTCATAAATTATCTGAAAAATATTCATTGAAAACAATGGCGCATTTTAGGTATTTTGAAACTGCAAGTGAGTTTCAGCAAGAAATATACAGACTAGGTTTAAATTATAAATTCAACCCAAAAACAAATGTTACTTTGGGTATGAGTTACGCAACAGGAGATTTAGCTTACGATACTTCTTCCGCAAATTTATATGAATATCGTTTTTATGAGGATTTGAATTTAAATTCGAAATGGGGAGTTTTTAATGCAAGACATCGTTTTAGATTTGAACAAAGATTCATCCATAAAAATATTAATATAGATCAGTTTCAAAATTGGATTCGTTACGATTTAAATGTAAGTTATCCTCTTTCGGAAACTTGGAGTGTATATGCTTTTAATGAAATATTTTTAAATTTAAATAAGTCTAAAAGATTTGTTCAAAATTGGACTGGTGCAGGATTTATTCATAAATTGAATAACAACATCAAATTAAAAGCGGGTTATTTCCAAATTAAACTCCCTTCTAAAGTTTTAAAAAGATTACAATTTGGTATTATTTTAAACACAGATTTTTCTAAAAAAACAAGCTAA
- a CDS encoding DUF819 family protein has protein sequence MEPIFTNDAIVFGILMLSLGFVFYTESIEKGFWPKFYKIVPGLFMAYFIPAIFTTIGVISPDWETTNATGEIVKGNSQLYYIASRFLLPAALVLMTLSIDLKAIFNLGSKALIMFFTGTVGIIIGGPLAILLISIFSPETVGGANFDAVWRGLSTLAGSWIGGGANQTAMLEIYKYNPAKYGGMVFVDIVIANVWMAVLLIGIGRKDKINKWLKADTSAIEELKEKVSSFAQKVKRNPTLTDLMIMLAIAFGTVGFGHFSAKYLGAFFNDFVASMESQTWRNIFSFLGSSFFWLISISTIVAILLSYTKAKNYEGAGASKLGSVFIYILVATIGMKMDLKMIFDNPGLIAIGFVWMSIHAGLLVLIAKLIRAPYFFLAVGSQANVGGAASAPIVAQAFHPSLATVGVLLAVFGYAIGTVGAILCTILMELAANI, from the coding sequence ATGGAACCCATTTTTACAAACGATGCTATTGTATTTGGTATTTTAATGCTCTCTTTAGGATTTGTTTTTTATACAGAAAGTATAGAAAAAGGCTTTTGGCCAAAGTTTTACAAAATTGTTCCTGGTTTATTTATGGCATATTTTATACCTGCTATATTTACAACAATTGGCGTTATTTCTCCAGATTGGGAAACCACAAATGCCACTGGAGAAATTGTAAAAGGGAATTCTCAATTATACTATATAGCAAGTCGTTTTTTATTACCTGCAGCTTTGGTTTTAATGACTTTAAGCATCGATTTAAAAGCTATTTTTAATTTAGGTTCTAAAGCATTAATTATGTTTTTTACAGGAACTGTAGGAATTATTATTGGTGGGCCTTTAGCGATTCTCTTAATTTCTATATTTTCTCCAGAAACTGTTGGGGGCGCAAACTTCGATGCTGTTTGGAGAGGACTTTCTACGTTAGCTGGAAGTTGGATTGGTGGAGGCGCAAACCAAACTGCAATGCTGGAAATTTATAAATACAATCCTGCAAAATATGGAGGAATGGTGTTTGTAGATATTGTAATAGCAAATGTTTGGATGGCTGTTTTATTAATAGGAATTGGTAGAAAAGATAAAATTAACAAATGGTTAAAAGCAGATACTTCTGCTATTGAAGAATTAAAAGAAAAAGTTTCTTCATTTGCTCAAAAAGTAAAGAGAAATCCTACTTTAACAGATTTAATGATTATGTTAGCGATTGCTTTTGGAACTGTTGGTTTCGGACATTTTTCAGCAAAATATTTAGGTGCTTTTTTTAATGATTTTGTAGCTTCTATGGAATCGCAAACTTGGAGAAATATCTTTTCTTTTTTAGGATCTAGCTTTTTCTGGCTCATTAGTATATCTACAATTGTAGCAATTCTATTGTCTTATACAAAAGCAAAAAATTACGAAGGTGCAGGTGCAAGTAAATTAGGAAGTGTTTTTATTTACATTTTAGTTGCAACTATTGGTATGAAAATGGATTTAAAAATGATTTTCGATAATCCAGGCTTAATTGCCATTGGTTTTGTTTGGATGAGTATCCATGCAGGTTTATTGGTTTTAATTGCTAAATTAATAAGAGCTCCTTATTTCTTTTTAGCAGTTGGAAGTCAAGCAAACGTTGGTGGTGCTGCTTCTGCTCCAATTGTAGCACAAGCTTTTCATCCTTCTTTGGCTACTGTAGGTGTTTTATTAGCAGTTTTTGGATATGCAATTGGTACAGTTGGCGCAATTTTATGTACAATTTTAATGGAATTAGCGGCGAACATTTAA